Proteins encoded within one genomic window of Triticum aestivum cultivar Chinese Spring chromosome 2D, IWGSC CS RefSeq v2.1, whole genome shotgun sequence:
- the LOC123053224 gene encoding DNA-binding protein S1FA2 gives MAEQFAESANNVIIEEVNKGLNPGMIVLLVVATTLLLFFVGNYALYLYAQKTLPPKKKKPVSKKKLKREKLKQGVSAPGE, from the exons ATGGCGGAGCAGTTCGCGGAGTCAGCG AACAATGTAATCATCGAAGAGGTGAACAAGGGCCTGAACCCTGGAATGATAGTCCTGCTTGTGGTTGCGACCACCCTGCTGCTTTTCTTTGTTGGGAACTATGCGCTGTACCTGTATGCGCAGAAGACGCTCCctccgaagaagaagaagccagtctCGAAGAAGAAGCTCAAGAGGGAAAAGCTGAAGCAAGGGGTTTCTGCACCAGGGGAGTGA
- the LOC100682484 gene encoding uncharacterized protein → MQGEVEQQAPMQMVLRVKHPSSLSSGSEEASEGEGSSRSALSVFKAKEEQIERKKMEVRDKVFAQLGRVEEESKRLAFIRQELEGMADPTRKEVESIQRRIDTVNRQLKPLSKSCVKKEKEYKEILEAYNEKSKEKAILVNRLIELVSESERMRMKKLEELNKTVDSLY, encoded by the exons ATGCAGGGCGAAGTGGAGCAGCAGGCGCCGATGCAGATGGTGCTGCGGGTGAAGCACCCGTCGTCGCTGTCCAGCGGCAGCGAGGAGGCGTCGGAGGGGGAGGGGTCGTCCAGGTCGGCGCTCTCCGTGTTCAAGGCCAAGGAGGAGCAGatcgagaggaagaagatggaggtcaGGGACAAGGTCTTCGCGCAGCTCGGCCGCGTCGAGGAGGAGTCCAAGCGCCTAGCATTCATACGACAG GAGCTGGAAGGGATGGCCGATCCTACGAGGAAGGAGGTGGAATCAATACAGCGGCGGATCGACACCGTCAACCGCCAGCTCAAGCCTCTCAGCAAGAGCTGCGTCAAGAAG GAGAAAGAATACAAGGAGATTCTCGAGGCGTACAACGAGAAGAGCAAGGAGAAGGCCATACTTGTCAACAGGCTAATAGAG CTGGTGAGCGAAAGCGAGAGGATGAGGATGAAGAAGCTTGAAGAGCTCAACAAGACAGTCGATTCACTCTATTAG